In Drechmeria coniospora strain ARSEF 6962 chromosome 03, whole genome shotgun sequence, the DNA window ACCCATTCGAAGGCGACTTCGCAGTCTCGCTGCGTTGAGAATGTTGTACCggtccggcgccggcaagctTTTGAAGAAGTCGCCGTCGAAATCAATGTTGCTAAAGTCGTACAGGTTGATGTCTTCTCCGTTGTGGAACTGTCGCGCATACtcttcgagctcgtccaCGCTCATGATGCGCGGGTCGTCGGGCCTGCCCATGCTCCCCACGCTTCCATCCAGGTCGGGCAGGTGATAGGCGTCTTGCTTTTGAAACCGCCTGGACTCGGTCTGTTCCCGCTGCGACATGCCAATCTCATCCATGTACACGacctcgctcgtcgtcggcacgtCTTCCTCCTGCAGCAACGCCTCGCGGACCGAGATGTCACCGTCGGGTCCACGCTTCCGcctttcctcctcctcgacggcggcgcgctgTATCTGGAGGGCCAGCAGCTTTCCCGCCGTCCTGACAGCATCCTCTCGCCTTCCTTCACGTCTGCGCTGCCGCTTTTGTATCGTGGCACGCTTGAGAGCcggggcgccgccgtcgaagacgaagacgggAAGAATGCCGAACCACAACAGCTTACAGATGCGACGGAAGAAGCCGACAATGTGCGAGTTTCGCAACGCATTCCCGTCCTTGTCGCGAACGGCCTTGAGAAACTGGTATATCCAAATTgatgcgtcgacggcgaggcgctTGCGGTTGAGCGTGGCGAGATTTGTCGGGCGTGCGCACGGCTGAACGATGGTCCAGAGGCCGTTGACGCCCATGGCTGTTGCTGGacgttgatgacgacggccagcggACCGGCAGAGATGGAGGAAAGAGAGGCATTCAGCGAGGGAATTTAGAGGCAGGATGTACACTCGGCGAAGTTTGATGCGAGCATGAGGTGCAAATGCCGGACAAGCCGGCAGTCGTGCATGCACGGTCGAGTCGAGGTTGGTGACGAGGCTAACTGACGTGCACGCCAGGCAAGGTCCAGCCTGATACGTCGGCAAGGATACCGAGTTAAGGCCTGGGGTTGTGAGATCCATGAGGGGGTCcgtcttgtacggagcacatgtacttgaactccgtactccgtacttacagtacatacaactactacagtactttggTAGGTATCTAGGTAGGCAGTAATATATTACAactagtacagtagtactcgTAAGTACACTGTAATTACAAAGTTCTTACTGGATGTACAATAGACGTTGCCTGCCCAGTTCTTGAAGGGTTTTCCCCTTCGAATACAACACCAACCTATTCATGATCTCTACACGCATACagaaatacggagtacatgtagagtATTTCTTGTTCCGATTAGATTCATTACGCCAATGAAATGCCCAACTACCAATTTACACGTAAAtatcagtacggagtacgggtacAGAGTCTTGTGAATTCGTGTGGAAACACTGCCCACTCTGCAATGATGCAGCACCAGTGCTtaattaagtaagtactcaatactgtacttacgtacagtactccctCCGTACACACTCCACGCTTGGTCCTGCATGGCTTAAGAACTTACGTTGAGCGGCTGGGCAGGACCAGGCTCATCATTTTGGGATTCGATTCAACCTCTATGTTCTCTCTGTCCAGGACTATCCTATGCCACCTCCTACCAAGAACAAACGAAACGCAAATCGTGAGGAGCATTGTTGTAGCATTACctgatactccgtactcggcgcTTCATACTTGTAGGGTGTTCATTAGGTGCATtcctactaggtattaccCACTTATTgccagtacttactgcaagtacatgctccCCCAAGTGCCTCCACGGGGGCCGCTGCATCACGATTTATCAGACGGAAATTCCAACATTCAAACCCAAACTCCGCGTCCTCCCCCCACCTCCGTTTCTCCATGGATACAGAGGAAGCACAGGAATACCTGCGATCCCTGCTGAATAAAAACTTGCGAGTCTTCACCACGGATGGCCGCCTCTTCTGGGGCTCGCTCAAGTGCACTGATCCGGTTCGCATCACCCTGCTTCCGCGCGGCCAACGAACCAGCCCTCCACTCTGCTTCCTGCTAACTTGCTGCCTCGACCAGGATAGCAACGTCGTGCTGGCGCACACGTACGAATACCGACAGCCCTCGGCCGATGCCCTTCGTCAACTAGCCGGGGAGGCCGGCGGGAGTATGATTCCGGCCGCCATGTCATCGCGATACCTCGGCCTGGTGGTAGTGCCGGGCCATCACATTGTCAAGATGGAGCTTGAACAATTTGCAAGCCAAGTTGCGACCAGGGACCGTCCTCGATGACTCGAATCTCCCTGTGGCG includes these proteins:
- a CDS encoding LSM domain-containing protein, which produces MDTEEAQEYLRSLLNKNLRVFTTDGRLFWGSLKCTDPVRITLLPRGQRTSPPLCFLLTCCLDQDSNVVLAHTYEYRQPSADALRQLAGEAGGSMIPAAMSSRYLGLVVVPGHHIVKMELEQFASQVATRDRPR